In one window of Harpia harpyja isolate bHarHar1 chromosome 11, bHarHar1 primary haplotype, whole genome shotgun sequence DNA:
- the LOC128148195 gene encoding nuclear factor interleukin-3-regulated protein-like produces the protein MENFMAPLSTVSELALQQSKAKLLHGKLSGPSRRKREFMPDEKKDNMYWEKRRKNNEAAKRSREKRRLNDFAMESQLAALSEENAILRTELLSLKLRFGLISPDTSTYQGDSLQDFLGVYFRGHKAASPLLEAEPFAGESCFFTMKSFVPTVLEPADFSCKTFGPPRNTLGCDSKSAPMDTCGLQQPKRLDASFRSTVCSPFLNYRCPDKYAFHLPLSGSACFLCPSPIPAEVSKESSTTASDEDDEQQVPKTSPLPPCGLPCPSEDHLKGRSYAALPHKLRIKTKALSSLEESGLDSH, from the coding sequence ATGGAAAACTTCATGGCACCGCTGAGCACCGTCAGTGAGCTTGCGCTTCAGCAGAGCAAGGCTAAGCTCCTCCATGGCAAGCTGAGCGGTCCCTCCCGGCGCAAGCGGGAGTTCATGCCGGATGAGAAGAAGGACAACATGTACTGGGAGAAAAGGCGCAAGAACAACGAGGCGGCCAAGCGCTCACGGGAGAAGAGGCGCCTCAATGACTTCGCCATGGAGAGCCAGCTGGCTGCTCTCAGCGAGGAGAATGCCATCCTCAGGACAGAGCTGCTGTCCCTGAAGCTGCGCTTTGGGCTCATCAGCCCAGACACCAGCACCTACCAGGGTGACTCCCTTCAGGACTTCCTGGGGGTTTATTTCAGAGGGCACAAAGCAGCCTCCCCACTCCTTGAGGCAGAGCCCTTTGCTGGGGAGTCCTGCTTCTTCACAATGAAGAGCTTTGTGCCGACGGTGCTGGAGCCAGCTGACTTTTCCTGCAAAACCTTTGGCCCACCCAGAAATACCCTTGGCTGTGACTCAAAGTCAGCTCCCATGGACACATGTGGCCTTCAGCAGCCAAAGAGGCTTGATGCATCCTTCAGATCCACGGTTTGCTCTCCGTTCCTCAATTACCGCTGCCCAGACAAATATGCTTTCCACTTGCCTTTGTCAGGCAGTGCCTGCTTCTTGTGCCCTTCCCCCATTCCAGCCGAGGTGAGCAAAGAAAGCAGCACAACTGCCTCAGATGAAGATGATGAGCAACAAGTGCCCAAAACTTCTCCTCTACCCCCATGTGGCCTGCCCTGCCCTTCAGAAGACCATTTGAAGGGCCGAAGCTATGCTGCCCTACCTCACAAGCTCCGGATTAAGACCAAAGCCCTCAGCAGCTTGGAGGAGAGTGGCCTGGACTCCCACTGA